One genomic region from Nilaparvata lugens isolate BPH chromosome 3, ASM1435652v1, whole genome shotgun sequence encodes:
- the LOC111044061 gene encoding ras-related protein Rab-14, with product MASAPYSYSYIFKYIIIGDMGVGKSCLLHQFTDKKFMSDCPHTIGVEFGTRIIEVSGQKIKLQIWDTAGQERFRAVTRSYYRGAAGALMVYDITRRSTYNHLSSWLTDTRNLTNPSTVIFLIGNKRDVEDQRDVTYEEAKDFADENGLMFVEASAKTGEKVEEAFLETAKKIYQSIQDGKLDLNAAESGVQHKPSQKPRGAIINDQQANKDSCSC from the exons ATGGCGTCTGCACCATACAGCTACAGTTACATTTTCAAGTATATCATCATTGGTGATATGGGCGTAGGAAAGTCATGCCTTCTACATCAGTTCACAGATAAGAAAT TTATGTCTGATTGCCCTCACACAATTGGTGTGGAATTTGGAACCAGGATTATCGAAGTTTCTGGGCAAAAAATCAAGTTGCAGATCTGGGATACAGCTGGACAGGAGAGATTCCGTGCTGTGACCAG ATCTTACTACCGTGGAGCAGCTGGAGCATTGATGGTCTATGACATCACTCGCCGATCAACCTACAACCACCTCAGCAGTTGGCTCACAGATACCAGGAATCTGACCAATCCTAGCACT gTTATATTCCTCATCGGCAACAAGAGAGACGTTGAAGATCAAAGGGACGTTACTTATGAAGAAGCAAAAGACTTTGCTGACGAGAATGGGTTGATGTTTGTAGAAGCAAGTGCCAAAAC TGGAGAGAAAGTGGAGGAAGCTTTCTTGGAAACAgcgaaaaaaatctatcagagCATCCAAGATGGAAA GTTGGATCTGAATGCTGCTGAATCCGGTGTTCAACACAAGCCTTCTCAGAAACCCCGCGGAGCTATCATCAATGACCAGCAGGCCAACAAAGACTCATGTTCATGCTAG